A segment of the Microbacterium luteolum genome:
CTCGCACGAGCTGCGCACCCCGTTGGCGACGACCCGCGCGATGCTCGACGTGGCGCTCAGCGGAGCGGATGCGCACGAGCGTCCCCTGCTCGAGCGACTGCGGGAGACCAACGAGCGCAGCATCGACACCGTGGAGTCCCTGCTCGACCTGACGGAGGTCGATGCGGCGAGCGCGGATCACGGCATCGTCCAGCTGGAGCAGGTCGCCACGTTCGTGTTGGCGGAGGTCGCCGAGGAGGCGGAGGCCGCGGGCGTGCGGATCGACTACCGGCTGTCGACGACGCCGGTCTCCGGCGACGCGTCGCTGCTGAGACAGCTGCTCTTCAACCTCATCCAGAACGGCGTCCGGCACAACGAGCCGGGCGGCTGGGTCAGGGTGACGACCGAGTCACGCCCGCGCACAGGGGCCGAGCTGCGGGTCGAGAACTCCGGAGCCTTCGTCGCGGATGCCGACCTCGAATCGCTCACCGACCCGTTCTTCCGCGCGCGCGGCCGATCCACGGCGTCGACCTCGAAGGGGCGGGGCCTCGGCCTGTCGATCGTGAAGGCCATCACCGATCGCCACGACGCCACGCTCCGCTTCGCGGCGAGGGAGGAAGGCGGCCTCGTCGCCACGGTGGTCTTCCCACCGGACGACGCCCCCTGAGCACCTCGCGTGCACCGGCCGCAGGCATCTGCCACGGTCTTGACGCCCCTGCCGGCCCGGTCTACAACTGACCACATGAGCAGCGCCGGAGAGACCTGGACCGAGGCATACGTCGACGCATGGCGATCGAACGACGCGCAGCAGATCGGCGCGCTGTTCGCCGAGGACGCCCGGTACCTGACCAGTCCGGACTCCGAACCCCGGGTGGGACGGGCCGCCATCGTGGCCGGTTGGCTCGAGGATCTCGACGACCCGGGCACCTGGAGCTTCGAGTGGTCGATCATCCACGAGGACGAGAGTCTCGTGCTCATCCAGGGCCGCACGCAGTACCCCGCAGAGCGCGACTATCTGAACCTCTGGGTCGTCCGTCTCGATGCCGAGGGTCGGGCGACCGCGTTCACGGAGTGGTACATGCCGCGTCCGCATCAGGACTGACCCGGGCCCGTAAGGATTCCGTGAGGGTCATCCGACACGCCGTAGGGATTCCGTGAGGATGGCGTGAGGAAGCCGTCGGCAGGCGTAGTGTCGCCGGACGTGTCAGACGAAATCAAGGACGGCGCGGATTCACCCCCGCGGGCCAAGCGCATCCTCATCGGCGACCCGCTGACGAGTGAGCAGGTGGAGGACCAGCTGCTCCCGAAGAAGATGGCGCTACCGATCTTCGCGTCGGACGCGCTGAGCTCGGTGGCGTACGCGCCGCAGGAGCTCGTGATGATCCTGCTGATCGGCGGACTCACCTTCCTGTCGTTCACTCCCCTGGTCGCGGCCGCGGTCGTCCTGCTGCTGATCGTCGTGGTCCTCAGCTACCGGCAGCTCATCAAGGCCTACCCCTCCGGCGGAGGCGACTACGAGGTCGCCTCGAAGAACCTCGGCGAGATCCCCGGCGTGATCGTCGCGGCCGCACTGCTGGTCGACTACGTGCTGACCGTGGCCGTCTCGGTCGCCTCGGGCGTGGACAACATCATCTCCGCGGTCCCCGGTCTCGATCCGCTGCGCGTGGA
Coding sequences within it:
- a CDS encoding sensor histidine kinase, yielding MSATRPTGSTEPNRLKLSVEGFRLTLRTRLALTYAGLLTLAGALMMLIVYVVVGYLPTYAFAVPATTAEPLQTTPTEPLYDTGIAAAETIPGLIVSSRSDVQTLILIIAAILLVLLAGGGTWAGWALAGRMLRPLQEVNAAAHRAARGHLDHRIALAGPKDELTDLADTFDEMLEGLERSFGTYRRFAANASHELRTPLATTRAMLDVALSGADAHERPLLERLRETNERSIDTVESLLDLTEVDAASADHGIVQLEQVATFVLAEVAEEAEAAGVRIDYRLSTTPVSGDASLLRQLLFNLIQNGVRHNEPGGWVRVTTESRPRTGAELRVENSGAFVADADLESLTDPFFRARGRSTASTSKGRGLGLSIVKAITDRHDATLRFAAREEGGLVATVVFPPDDAP
- a CDS encoding YybH family protein — its product is MSSAGETWTEAYVDAWRSNDAQQIGALFAEDARYLTSPDSEPRVGRAAIVAGWLEDLDDPGTWSFEWSIIHEDESLVLIQGRTQYPAERDYLNLWVVRLDAEGRATAFTEWYMPRPHQD